DNA sequence from the Pseudoxanthomonas indica genome:
ATCGCGCAGGCGCGCGATGAGTACGGCGCCGATGTGGTGTTGTTCCCGGAACTGGCCATCAGCGGCTATCCGCCGGAAGACCTGCTGCTGCGGCCGCGCTTCCTGGCCGATTGCGAGAGCGCGCTGCGGCAGATTGCCGCCACCACGACCGGCATCACCGCCGTGGTCGGTTGGCCGGAGACCGCCGGCAGCGTGGTCTACAACGCGGCCAGCGTGCTGCGCGATGGCCATGTCGAACAGACTTACCGCAAGCGCGAGTTGCCCAACTACGCGGTGTTCGACGAGCGCCGCTATTTCGACGTCGACCCTAATGGCGAGACCTGCGTGTTCCAGGTCAAGGACGTCACCCTGGGGCTGATCATCTGCGAAGACCTGTGGTTCCCCGAGCCGCTGGCCGACACCGCGCGGGCCGGCGCCAGCGTGGTGCTGATTCCCAACGCCTCGCCTTACGACCGCGACAAGCACGCCCAGCGCGATGCCTTGCTTGCCGAACGTTGCCGCGATACCGGCCAGGCGCTGGCCTACTTGAACGTGGTGGGCGGGCAGGATGCGCTGGTGTTCGACGGTTCTTCCGTCGTGGCCGATGGCGATGGCACGGTGCATCCGGCCGCCGCTGCGTTCACCGATCAGTGGCTGGTGGTGGACTACGACGACGCCACCCGCAAGTTTCGCCCGGTGCAGTGGGTCGATGACGGTGATGAAAGCCGCGAGGCGCTGGCCTGGCGCGCCATCGTGCGCGGCTTGCGTGATTACTGCGGCAAGAACGGTTTCCAGAAGGTCTGGCTGGGCCTGTCCGGTGGCATCGACTCGGCGTTGGTGCTGGCGATGGCGGTGGATGCGCTGGGTGCGGACCACGTCACCGCCGTGCGCCTGCCTTCGCGCTACACCGCCGGCCTGTCCAATGACCTGGCCGCCGAGCAATGCCGCGCGCTGGGGGTAAAGCTGGAAGCCATCTCCATCGAAGCGCCGTTCAAGGGTTTCCTGGAAGCTCTGGCGCCGATGTTCGGCGACCTGCCGGTGGACGTGACCGAAGAGAACCTGCAGTCGCGCAGCCGCGGCGTGATCCTGATGGCGCTGGCCAACAAGTTCCATGGCCTGCTGCTGACCACCGGCAACAAGAGCGAGTACGCGGTGGGCTACGCCACCATCTACGGCGACATGTGCGGCGGCTACGCGCCCATCAAGGATCTGTACAAGACCGAGGTGTTTGATCTGGCGCGTTGGCGCAATACCGTGGGCGGCGCGCCGGTGATTCCGCCGGAGGTGATCAATCGCCCGCCGTCGGCGGAGCTGCGCGAGAACCAGAAGGATCAGGACTCGCTGCCGCCGTACGACGTGCTGGATGCCATCCTGTTCCGTTACGTGGATCAGGAACAGTCACGCGACGAGATTGTCGCCGCCGGCTTTGATGCCAACGTGGTGGATCGCATGTTGCGGCTGGTGCGCATCAGCGAGTGGAAGCGCCACCAGGCCGCGCCGGGGCCAAAGATTTCGCGCCGTGCGTTCGGGCGTGAGCGGCGCTATCCGATTACCAACAAGTATTCGAGTTGAGAGAAAGCCCGGCAACGCCGGGCTTTCTTTTGGCTGGCCTCATGCGGCCAGCGGGTCTTGCGGTTCCTTCAGTGCTTGCGCCAGCTGGGTGCTGAGCAGGTTCAGGCAGCCGCTCCATTGCTCGGGCGCGATGATGGGATCGTCATTGCGCGAGAGGGTGAGCAGGTGGAGCAGATGCAGGGTTTCCTGCACGGTCCAGAGTTGGTCGCGGGCGTCGTCGGAGAACGGCGCTGTGGTGGGAGGGGCCGGCGGGGCCGGAGGCGAAGGCGGTGCGGGGGGCGGGTTGAAGGCGCCTTCGGTAGCCGGGCGGAGGAGGGTGCTTGTAGGATTGAGGCTAGCCATGATCGGTACTCCACTTACTGGTTTTGGTTAGCGGGCCGGCTGAGTGACTGCTCAGACGGTCCGCGCTTTTGACTCGCAGCTGGGGAATGGGGCGGGGCGCTGCGGGACGGGGATGCCCTGTAGCAAAACCTAGAACCTGTAGCGACGGATTGCACCTATATCGCGAAAGAAATTTTGTCGGTGAAGTGCGCGCGTGGGTGTCGGAAATGACTGACAAGGAAGCGAAACGGACTTCGCACACAAGAGGGGGAGCACGATGGAATCAGCGATGCACATGATCCTGGGCTTGCCAAAGTCTCAACTTCTCTTTGGCGCCCTGTTCTTGCTGACAACCGCGGTTGGACCCAACCTGGTCTTCCGCAGCCATAAGCGACGCACGGGCAAGCAAGGTTCGCTGTTCGAGGACGTCGTCCCGTACCTGGCCAAGTTCAATGCGAAAGAGTGGCTCTGGATGGGTGTCGTTGCCCTGCTGTCCTTCGCATTCCTGGTCCTCGCGATGCATGCATCGTGACTATGGGGAGTTCTTACTTCTGAGCGCTCTGCGATCACGGCAATGGCGTGCACACTGTACAAAGTCAGCAAGGAACGCGGTGTGGGATCAAGGTGGCGGTCGTAGATTCGTGCTCTGACCCGCGTTTTCCTTTCTCGCCTAAATTGAACTACGAACGTCCAAAGGAAGAATGAAGTGATCCTTGTGCTCGTTGTTGCTACGTTCGCTCTTAATACTGCTTACTTGGCAAGTTTTCGCTCACTGATGACGAAATTGGAGGACGGAGCGGGGGCCTACTGGGAAAGTATCGGGAGGCCGAACAGTTTTTCCGGGAATCATGTCTCGGCAGTCTTGTCGAACCTTTATCGCAAGAAGATGGCTTTGGCTTGCGAACAGGCAGGGATATCAGGATTGCTTGGTGCGATAAGAGTTCTGCTTCCCGCAACATTTCTTGTTACTGGGTATACCTTGTTCTGCCTTTCCGAGTTACTTAATGGCTTGCAAAGCTGAGCAAGAAATCTGGGGCCGAGAAAAATGCCCGCTCACC
Encoded proteins:
- a CDS encoding NAD+ synthase, with protein sequence MTAPLRIALAQFDFPVGDVARNAERITEYIAQARDEYGADVVLFPELAISGYPPEDLLLRPRFLADCESALRQIAATTTGITAVVGWPETAGSVVYNAASVLRDGHVEQTYRKRELPNYAVFDERRYFDVDPNGETCVFQVKDVTLGLIICEDLWFPEPLADTARAGASVVLIPNASPYDRDKHAQRDALLAERCRDTGQALAYLNVVGGQDALVFDGSSVVADGDGTVHPAAAAFTDQWLVVDYDDATRKFRPVQWVDDGDESREALAWRAIVRGLRDYCGKNGFQKVWLGLSGGIDSALVLAMAVDALGADHVTAVRLPSRYTAGLSNDLAAEQCRALGVKLEAISIEAPFKGFLEALAPMFGDLPVDVTEENLQSRSRGVILMALANKFHGLLLTTGNKSEYAVGYATIYGDMCGGYAPIKDLYKTEVFDLARWRNTVGGAPVIPPEVINRPPSAELRENQKDQDSLPPYDVLDAILFRYVDQEQSRDEIVAAGFDANVVDRMLRLVRISEWKRHQAAPGPKISRRAFGRERRYPITNKYSS